A window of the Zeugodacus cucurbitae isolate PBARC_wt_2022May chromosome 2, idZeuCucr1.2, whole genome shotgun sequence genome harbors these coding sequences:
- the LOC105214126 gene encoding saccharopine dehydrogenase-like oxidoreductase, whose product MVDKLDVIIFGATGFTGKIVVEKAEEVLQGLTWGNMQEEICKLENVLSTVGKKTGKDLSQVSITLADVEDEKAIKEMANKCKIVVNCCGPYRFYGEIVVKACIEAGTHHVDISAEPQFIEGMMVNYHDLAKEKHAYVISACGFDSIPGEMGVVFAERNFPGTVNSIESYWENTVDFKDKNCKTLVHTGTWASLIHVFGNTGELIAIREKLTPKDLPRLEPKLKVRSYPHKEFSLDSYFVPIQAGDRDLVVQTQNFRFKNEKKRPIQYENYIGFKSVFVTLFAPLLLAIFSILARCSLTRKVLMMFPNFFTFGILTEEGPTEDNMERQSFEMVFKTKGWTKDQLLSEEPKQQLWTRISARNPFYAMTAVAMLSSAKIILQETDKLPGSGGVISPGYAFLKTSLIEELQKYKYGMRFEILKLEQI is encoded by the exons ATGGTTGACAAATTGGATGTAATAATATTCGGTGCAACCGGTTTCACTGGAAAGATTGTTGTCGAAAAGGCGGAGGAAGTGTTGCAAGGACTCACATGGGGGAACATGCAGGAAGAAATTTG CAAATTGGAGAATGTATTGAGTACGGTTGGTAAAAAAACTGGCAAGGATCTGTCGCAAGTATCAATCACTTTAGCGGATGTTGAGGATGAAAAGGCTATCAAAGAGATGGCAAACAAATGCAAG ATCGTTGTGAACTGCTGTGGTCCTTACCGTTTTTATGGTGAAATTGTGGTGAAGGCTTGCATTGAAGCCGGTACGCATCACGTCGACATTAGTGCTGAACCACAGTTTATAGAAGGCATGATGGTGAATTATCATGATTTGGCCAAAGAGAAACACGCCTATGTGATCTCAGCTTGTGGATTTGATAGTATACCCGGAGAAATGGGTGTAGTATTTGCAGAACGCAATTTTCCAg GCACAGTGAACTCCATCGAATCCTATTGGGAGAATACAGTCGATTTCAaagataaaaattgtaaaactttaGTACATACCGGTACTTGGGCGAGTCTCATTCATGTATTTGGCAATACCGGTGAGCTTATTGCGATCAGAGAGAAGCTGACACCCAAAGATCTCCCCCGTTTGGAACCGAAATTGAAAGTTCG TTCTTATCCACATAAAGAGTTTTCGCTGGACAGCTATTTTGTGCCCATTCAAGCTGGAGATCGTGATCTTGTTGTGCAGACACAAAACTTTCGgtttaaaaatgagaaaaagcGGCCCATACAATACGAGAACTATATAGGTTTTAA AAGCGTATTTGTCACTCTCTTTGCTCCATTGCTGCTGGCCATATTCTCAATTCTCGCGAGATGCAGTTTAACGCGCAAAGTGTTAATGATGTTTCccaattttttcactttcggCATTTTAACAGAAGAGGGTCCCACTGAGGACAACATGGAGAGACAATCCTTTGAAATGGTTTTCAAAACCAAAGGTTGGACCAAAGATCAATTGCTGAGTGAAGAACCTAAACAGCAATTATGGACTCGTATTTCCGCGCGCAATCCCTTCTATGCCATGACTGCTGTGGCAATGTTGTCCTCGGCTAAGATAATTTTGCAGGAGACCGACAAGCTGCCCGGAAG TGGCGGCGTAATTTCACCCGGTTATGCTTTTCTTAAAACAAGTTTAATTGAGGAATtacagaaatataaatatggcATGCGGTTCGAGATATTGAAATTGGAGCAAATTTAA
- the LOC105214127 gene encoding uncharacterized protein LOC105214127: MADKLDVIIFGATGFTGKIVVEKAEEVLQGLTWGIAGRNLSKLETVLSTVGKKVGKDLTHIPITLADVEDEKSIKEMANKCKVVVNCCGPYRFYGEIVVKACIEAGTHHVDISGEPQFIEGMMVKYHDLAKEKHSYVISACGFDSIPGEMGVVFAERNFPGTVNSIESYWENTVDFKDKNCKTLVHAGTWESLIHVLCHTDELIAIRGKLTPKDLPPLVPELKMRPYPHKVPTLDRYFVPFHAGDRDLVVQTQNFRFENEKKRPIQYENYIGYKSLFYALFVPLLLSLITILAQYSWTRKVLMMFPKFFTLGILTEEGPTEDNMEGHSFEMFFKTKGWTKDQSLTEEPKQQLWTRISARNPFYAMTAVAILSSAKVILQETDKLPGSGGVISPGYAFPKTSLIEELQKYKYGIKFEVLKLEQYAVSLKMSVKLDAIIFGATGFTGQIVVEKAPDVLQGLTWGIAGRNKSKLENVLSNAGQAIGKDLSAVPIILADVEDRKSIEEMAAKCKVVINCCGPYRFYGEVVVKACIEAGTHHVDISGEPQYIEGMQVKYHQLAQEKRAYIISSCGFDSIPAEMGVIHAEKNFPGTVNTCELFWENILDYRDRSSKAVLHAGTWESAVHAFANYGELHRLHRALETEKLPDLRPKLKYCRFAHKVQFLDRYFFAIHGADRDVVMNTQRLRYLNEKKRPIQFENYIGFRSLWTTILTQIILLFTVLMAQIPGVRQILMKNPKFFTRGLMSHEGPVAANRATQRLKMTFRTRGWTEQQSLSEEPKQELLTRLSCLDPFYGMTCLSILAAAKIILKEHDQMPNAGGVIPPGYAFANTSFIEELGRQKNGMKFEVLKLEQQ, from the exons ATGGCTGACAAATTGGATGTAATAATATTCGGTGCAACCGGTTTCACTGGAAAGATTGTTGTCGAAAAGGCGGAGGAAGTGTTACAAGGTCTCACATGGGGTATTGCGGGCAGGAATTTg AGCAAATTAGAGACGGTATTGAGTACGGTCGGTAAAAAAGTTGGCAAGGATCTGACGCATATCCCGATCACTTTGGCGGATGTTGAAGATGAAAAGTCCATTAAAGAGATGGCAAACAAGTGCAAG GTCGTTGTGAATTGCTGTGGTCCCTATCGTTTTTATGGTGAAATAGTGGTGAAGGCTTGCATTGAGGCCGGCACGCATCACGTCGACATTAGTGGTGAGCCACAATTTATAGAAGGCATGATGGTGAAATATCATGATTTGGCTAAGGAGAAACACTCCTATGTGATCTCCGCCTGTGGATTTGATAGCATACCCGGAGAAATGGGTGTGGTATTTGCAGAACGCAATTTCCCAG GCACTGTGAACTCCATCGAATCCTACTGGGAGAATACCGTCGATTTCAaagataaaaattgtaaaactttgGTACATGCCGGCACTTGGGAGAGTCTCATTCATGTTTTATGCCACACCGATGAGCTTATTGCGATCAGAGGGAAGTTGACACCCAAAGATCTGCCCCCATTGGTACCGGAATTGAAGATGCG CCCCTACCCACATAAGGTGCCTACGTTGGATAGATACTTTGTACCTTTCCATGCTGGCGATCGTGATCTTGTCGTGCAGACACAAAATTTTCGGTTCGAAAACGAGAAAAAGCGGCCCATACAATATGAGAACTACATTGGTTATAA GTCACTTTTCTACGCGCTCTTTGTGCCATTGTTACTGTCCTTAATTACAATTCTCGCGCAATACAGTTGGACGCGTAAAGTGCTAATGATGTTCccgaaatttttcactttgggTATTTTAACAGAAGAGGGTCCCACTGAAGACAACATGGAGGGACACTCCTTTGAAATGTTTTTCAAGACCAAAGGCTGGACCAAAGATCAATCGCTGACTGAAGAGCCTAAACAGCAATTATGGACTCGTATTTCTGCGCGCAATCCCTTCTATGCGATGACTGCTGTGGCAATTTTGTCTTCGGCTAAGGTTATTTTGCAGGAGACCGACAAGCTGCCGGGAAG CGGCGGCGTGATTTCACCTGGCTATGCTTTCCCCAAAACAAGTCTAATTGAGGAGTTACAGAAGTATAAATATGGCATCAAATTTGAAGTACTGAAATTGGAGCAAT ACGCAGTCAGTTTGAAAATGTCAGTGAAATTAGACGCAATCATATTCGGCGCCACCGGATTTACTGGGCAAATTGTTGTCGAAAAAGCGCCAGATGTACTGCAGGGTCTCACTTGGGGTATAGCGGGACGTAATAAG AGCAAGCTAGAAAATGTGCTGAGTAATGCGGGTCAGGCAATTGGTAAAGATCTCAGTGCGGTGCCGATCATATTAGCCGATGTGGAAGATCGTAAATCGATCGAGGAGATGGCAGCGAAATGCAAG GTCGTCATCAATTGCTGTGGCCCATATCGCTTCTACGGCGAGGTGGTTGTAAAAGCCTGCATTGAAGCCGGCACACATCATGTGGATATTAGCGGAGAGCCACAATATATCGAAGGCATGCAAGTGAAGTACCATCAATTGGCGCAAGAGAAGCGCGCTTATATAATATCTTCATGCGGATTTGATAGTATACCTGCTGAAATGGGTGTAATACACGCTGAAAAAAACTTTCCAG GCACCGTGAACACCTGTGAATTGTTTTGGGAGAACATACTTGATTACCGTGACAGAAGCTCTAAAGCTGTGCTCCATGCCGGCACTTGGGAGAGCGCCGTACATGCATTCGCTAATTACGGTGAATTACATAGATTGCATCGTGCGCTAGAGACGGAGAAGTTGCCAGATTTACGTCCAAAGCTCAAATACTG CCGCTTTGCgcataaagttcaatttctCGATCGATATTTCTTCGCCATACATGGCGCTGATCGTGATGTCGTAATGAATACTCAACGTCTGCGTTATTTGAATGAAAAGAAACGCCCAATACAATTCGAAAATTACATTGGCTTCCG TTCGCTGTGGACCACTATTTTGACCCAAATTATACTACTTTTCACCGTATTAATGGCGCAGATCCCCGGGGTACGACAAATTCTAATGAAAAATCCGAAATTCTTTACCAGAGGTCTTATGTCACACGAAGGACCCGTAGCGGCGAACCGAGCAACACAACGGCTCAAAATGACATTCCGCACCAGAGGTTGGACCGAACAACAGTCATTGTCTGAGGAGCCGAAACAGGAGCTTTTAACGCGTCTCTCATGCCTCGATCCATTCTATGGCATGACGTGTTTGTCAATCTTGGCTGCTGCCAAAATCATACTCAAAGAGCATGATCAAATGCCGAACGC TGGTGGTGTGATCCCGCCCGGTTACGCCTTTGCGAATACCAGTTTCATCGAAGAGTTGGGTCGTCAGAAGAATGGCATGAAGTTTGAAGTATTAAAGTTGGAGCAGCaatga